From the Leptotrichia sp. oral taxon 221 genome, one window contains:
- a CDS encoding dihydroorotate dehydrogenase — protein MEDRKNRLATNFLGIDLENPIFTGSGCFAFGTEYKEYFDPNELGAIVIKGLTMEPRPGNKGSRIAETPAGMLNSVGLENPGIDYFEKHTLKEIKKYINVPIVANINGSVLEQYVELTKRLDKLDEIKMLELNISCPNVKDGGMAFGANPEMARLVTREVRKVTKKPLLVKLSPNVTNIVEIAKIVEEEGADAISMINTLLGMAIDINTGKPILGNIYGGMSGPAVKPIALRMIHQVSQAVSIPILGMGGISSAQDAIEFFLAGASVISLGTAFFPNPLVALEVKEGLQKYCEERNLSNISEIVGFAHSDDGVAYRKRLENRK, from the coding sequence GTGGAAGATAGAAAAAATAGACTTGCAACGAATTTTTTGGGAATAGATTTAGAAAATCCGATTTTTACAGGGAGTGGATGTTTTGCATTTGGGACAGAGTACAAAGAATATTTTGATCCAAATGAATTGGGAGCGATTGTGATAAAAGGGCTTACTATGGAGCCTCGTCCAGGGAATAAGGGATCGAGAATAGCAGAAACTCCAGCAGGAATGTTGAATAGTGTAGGGCTTGAAAATCCTGGAATTGACTATTTTGAAAAACATACTTTGAAGGAAATAAAAAAATATATAAACGTACCGATTGTTGCAAATATTAATGGAAGCGTGTTGGAACAATATGTTGAATTAACAAAAAGATTGGATAAACTTGACGAAATAAAAATGCTGGAATTAAATATTTCTTGTCCAAATGTAAAAGATGGTGGAATGGCTTTTGGTGCAAATCCTGAAATGGCAAGGCTTGTAACTAGAGAAGTGCGAAAAGTTACGAAAAAACCGTTATTAGTAAAATTGTCTCCAAATGTTACAAATATCGTGGAAATTGCTAAAATTGTGGAAGAGGAAGGTGCAGATGCGATTTCGATGATAAATACTTTACTTGGAATGGCGATTGATATAAACACTGGAAAGCCGATTTTAGGGAATATTTATGGTGGAATGTCTGGTCCAGCTGTAAAACCAATTGCATTGAGAATGATTCATCAAGTATCACAAGCAGTGTCAATTCCGATTTTGGGAATGGGTGGAATTAGCAGTGCACAAGATGCGATTGAATTTTTCTTGGCGGGAGCGTCTGTAATTTCGCTTGGAACAGCATTTTTTCCAAATCCATTAGTGGCTTTGGAAGTAAAAGAAGGATTACAAAAATATTGTGAAGAGAGAAATTTATCAAATATTTCAGAAATTGTTGGGTTTGCACATTCAGATGATGGTGTTGCATACAGAAAAAGATTGGAAAATAGAAAATAA
- a CDS encoding dihydroorotate dehydrogenase electron transfer subunit: protein MENNHKTNFLEDVEILENRYVGGDNFLMKVKSKNTQDSKIVPKAGQFYMLKLKNEIMTLRRPISLHSVDHETGELEFLYKVLGRGTRELTTYALGDVINIQGPLGNGFAVTQNSDKIVVVGGGIGLAPLKQLLKELLEKKENKRIIFIAGGRDRETLKMLDNFDLSDKRIEVKICSDDGTVGEKANVIELLKNEISSGEKIDMIYSCGPHKVLELITKISNENGIVSQVSMEERMACGVGACVGCSIPTEDGMKKVCQSGPVFYAEIFDENRGELSGR from the coding sequence TTGGAAAATAATCATAAAACAAATTTTTTGGAAGATGTGGAAATTTTAGAAAATAGATATGTTGGTGGAGATAATTTTTTGATGAAAGTTAAATCGAAAAATACTCAAGATAGTAAGATTGTTCCTAAAGCTGGGCAGTTTTATATGTTGAAATTGAAGAATGAGATTATGACTTTGAGAAGACCAATTAGCTTGCATAGTGTGGATCATGAGACTGGGGAATTGGAATTTCTTTATAAAGTTTTGGGAAGAGGAACTAGAGAATTGACGACTTATGCTTTGGGAGATGTTATAAATATTCAAGGTCCGTTAGGAAATGGATTTGCAGTGACTCAAAATTCAGATAAAATTGTCGTTGTTGGTGGTGGAATTGGATTGGCTCCATTGAAGCAACTTTTGAAGGAATTATTGGAGAAAAAAGAGAATAAGAGAATTATTTTCATTGCAGGTGGAAGAGATAGAGAAACATTAAAAATGTTAGATAATTTTGATTTAAGTGATAAAAGAATTGAAGTAAAGATTTGTAGCGATGACGGGACTGTTGGAGAAAAGGCAAATGTGATAGAATTGTTGAAAAATGAGATTTCATCAGGTGAAAAAATTGATATGATTTATTCTTGTGGACCTCATAAAGTGTTGGAATTGATTACTAAAATTTCAAATGAGAATGGGATTGTTTCGCAGGTTTCGATGGAAGAGAGAATGGCTTGTGGTGTTGGAGCTTGTGTAGGATGTTCAATACCGACTGAAGATGGAATGAAAAAAGTTTGTCAGAGTGGACCAGTATTTTATGCTGAAATTTTTGATGAGAATAGAGGTGAGTTGAGTGGAAGATAG
- the pyrI gene encoding aspartate carbamoyltransferase regulatory subunit — MTENVRELQITAIKNGIVIDHIPAKKVFAIVEILDLKEYSEVITVAANMHSSSLGRKGIIKIEEKVLDKSELDKISLVAPNVTINIIENYKVVKKMKLEKLDEIIGLMKCDNLKCISNHEAIDTKFNRVKDSETTKYKCYYCERIISEEEIKLKTK; from the coding sequence ATGACTGAAAATGTAAGAGAATTGCAGATAACAGCGATAAAAAATGGGATTGTAATTGATCACATTCCAGCAAAAAAAGTGTTTGCGATAGTGGAAATATTGGATTTGAAGGAATATAGCGAAGTCATAACTGTGGCGGCTAATATGCACAGCAGTTCGCTTGGGAGAAAAGGAATTATTAAAATTGAGGAAAAAGTGTTAGATAAAAGTGAGCTTGACAAGATTTCTTTAGTAGCACCAAATGTGACAATAAATATTATTGAAAATTATAAAGTTGTGAAAAAAATGAAATTGGAAAAATTGGATGAAATTATAGGGCTTATGAAATGTGATAATTTGAAGTGTATTTCAAATCATGAGGCGATTGATACGAAATTTAATCGAGTGAAGGATAGCGAAACGACGAAATATAAGTGTTATTATTGTGAAAGAATAATTTCAGAAGAAGAAATTAAGTTGAAAACAAAATAG
- the pyrB gene encoding aspartate carbamoyltransferase: MESIISMNDMSKEEILNILELARKIDETPDDEKLKFLYGKIIATLFFEPSTRTKMSFESAAQRLGAQVLQLPPVEQSSLKKGESFRDTIKMVEAYSDLIVVRHPLDGAARLADETSKRAIINAGDGSNQHPSQTLLDLYTILEEKGSLENLEIAFVGDLKYGRTVHSLVKALTHFNPKIYFIAPQILQMPQYLLDELDKNNIKYEVLEDFRDCLDKIDVFYMTRIQKERFPDIEDYEQVKGIYVINKENILGKCKDDMIILHPLPRVDEISTDLDDTKHALYFKQARNGIPVRQAMMMTVLGKVKEFF, translated from the coding sequence ATGGAAAGTATTATTTCTATGAATGACATGAGCAAGGAAGAAATATTGAATATTTTGGAATTGGCGAGAAAAATCGATGAAACACCTGATGATGAGAAATTGAAATTTTTGTATGGAAAAATTATAGCGACATTGTTTTTTGAGCCTAGTACAAGAACAAAAATGTCGTTTGAATCAGCTGCTCAAAGATTGGGAGCTCAGGTGTTGCAATTGCCTCCAGTGGAACAGTCGTCGTTGAAAAAGGGGGAATCATTTAGGGATACGATAAAAATGGTTGAAGCTTATTCAGATTTGATTGTTGTGAGACATCCTTTAGATGGTGCGGCTAGATTGGCTGATGAAACTTCTAAAAGGGCGATAATTAATGCAGGAGACGGTTCAAATCAACATCCAAGTCAGACTTTACTTGATTTATATACAATTTTGGAAGAAAAAGGTAGTTTGGAAAATTTAGAGATTGCATTTGTTGGGGATTTGAAATATGGGAGAACAGTTCATTCATTGGTAAAAGCACTGACTCACTTTAATCCAAAAATTTATTTTATTGCACCACAAATTTTACAAATGCCACAATATTTATTGGATGAATTGGATAAAAATAATATCAAATATGAGGTTTTAGAAGATTTTAGAGATTGTCTTGATAAAATTGATGTTTTTTATATGACAAGGATTCAGAAAGAAAGATTTCCTGATATTGAGGATTATGAGCAAGTGAAGGGAATTTATGTTATTAATAAGGAAAATATTTTAGGAAAATGCAAAGACGATATGATAATTTTACATCCTTTGCCTAGAGTGGACGAAATTTCGACTGATTTGGATGATACGAAACATGCGTTGTACTTCAAACAGGCTAGAAATGGTATACCTGTGAGACAAGCGATGATGATGACTGTGCTTGGAAAGGTAAAAGAATTTTTTTAG
- a CDS encoding thymidine kinase yields the protein MKGNEMEQVNRLGSLEVVTGSMFSGKSEELIRRLRRAKYAKQKIVVFKHGIDNRYGEDGIFSHGKDSLEAYPVASVEEMDKIMEKNIDAEVIGIDEVQFFGQEVVNFCKKYVEYGKRVIVAGLDMSFRAEPYHPMPELMSISDQVDKLHAICMVCGKPAYASQRLIDGKPAYYDDPLVMVGATENYEARCRRHHIVRYRENKRGKICFIAGTEINVGKKIVEDMYSKEISEKAKYTTIVIKTNISDNAEEKIDKLAELREKVNKSLLKNDFVFIRITGGLLLPIEGNYSVLDFMCEYRKDSEVIIVSKNKKGSLNQILLMVDLIKKVDLNLKKLVYKNSSEEKENKEVIERIKEITKLKYEII from the coding sequence TTGAAAGGAAATGAAATGGAGCAAGTAAATAGATTGGGATCGCTTGAAGTAGTGACAGGAAGCATGTTTTCTGGGAAAAGTGAGGAATTGATAAGACGATTGAGAAGAGCAAAATATGCGAAACAGAAAATTGTTGTTTTTAAGCATGGAATTGATAATAGATATGGTGAAGATGGGATTTTCTCACATGGGAAAGATAGTTTGGAGGCTTATCCTGTAGCATCTGTTGAGGAAATGGATAAGATTATGGAGAAAAACATTGATGCAGAAGTTATTGGGATTGATGAAGTTCAGTTTTTTGGGCAAGAGGTTGTGAATTTTTGTAAAAAGTATGTTGAATATGGGAAAAGGGTTATTGTAGCAGGATTGGATATGAGTTTTCGTGCGGAACCTTATCATCCGATGCCAGAATTAATGAGTATTTCTGATCAAGTGGATAAATTACATGCGATTTGTATGGTTTGTGGGAAACCTGCTTATGCGAGTCAGAGATTGATAGATGGGAAACCAGCATATTATGATGATCCGCTTGTGATGGTAGGAGCTACAGAAAATTATGAAGCAAGATGTAGAAGACATCATATCGTTCGTTATCGTGAAAATAAGCGTGGGAAAATTTGTTTTATTGCGGGTACAGAAATAAATGTTGGTAAAAAGATTGTGGAAGATATGTATTCAAAAGAAATTTCTGAGAAAGCGAAATATACAACGATTGTTATTAAAACAAATATTTCTGATAATGCTGAAGAGAAAATTGATAAATTGGCTGAATTGAGAGAGAAAGTTAATAAGTCTTTACTAAAGAATGATTTTGTGTTTATTAGGATAACTGGTGGGTTGCTTTTGCCGATAGAGGGAAATTATAGTGTGTTGGATTTTATGTGTGAATATCGGAAAGATTCAGAAGTGATTATTGTTTCTAAAAATAAAAAGGGTTCGCTTAATCAGATATTGCTGATGGTTGATTTGATTAAAAAAGTTGACTTGAATTTAAAAAAATTGGTTTATAAAAATAGTAGCGAGGAAAAGGAAAATAAAGAGGTCATTGAAAGAATAAAAGAGATAACGAAATTAAAATATGAAATTATTTGA
- the thrB gene encoding homoserine kinase: MSLKFKVKVPGTSANIGVGYDCLGVALDYALELEVEESEKTEFFENGEPFSIPIKDNFINEAINHTKKYLSSDIPNCRVNITKNSIPLSRGLGSSSSAIVAGILIANTFAKNELDIDKIADIAIEMEGHPDNVMPAIFGGMVLTACDEGETVYSILPTADNLCFYVMIPNFKLSTEKSRSVLPKAYSAHDAVNNIAKLGLLVDSFIKGKYDSLRFLLGDKIHQPYRFSLINDSDKIFDFSKKHNALGEYISGAGPTLISLNYDNDEFLEAMKKDLATLSDKWSIEKKTINKKGAEVYDIEEI; encoded by the coding sequence ATGAGTTTAAAATTTAAGGTGAAAGTGCCAGGAACATCAGCAAATATCGGAGTTGGGTATGATTGCTTGGGTGTGGCATTAGATTATGCGTTGGAATTGGAAGTTGAAGAGAGTGAAAAAACAGAATTTTTTGAAAATGGAGAGCCATTTTCAATACCGATAAAAGATAATTTTATTAATGAAGCGATTAATCATACAAAAAAATATTTGAGTAGTGATATTCCTAATTGCAGAGTGAATATTACGAAGAATAGCATTCCGCTTTCGAGAGGATTGGGAAGCAGTTCGAGTGCGATTGTTGCGGGAATATTGATTGCGAATACTTTTGCAAAAAATGAATTGGATATTGATAAAATTGCGGATATTGCGATTGAGATGGAAGGACATCCAGATAATGTTATGCCAGCAATTTTTGGTGGAATGGTGTTGACTGCGTGTGATGAGGGGGAAACAGTTTATAGCATATTGCCAACAGCAGATAATTTGTGTTTTTATGTGATGATTCCGAATTTTAAATTGTCAACTGAAAAATCAAGAAGCGTGTTGCCAAAAGCATATTCGGCACATGATGCTGTTAACAATATTGCAAAATTAGGATTATTGGTAGATTCATTTATCAAAGGAAAATATGATAGTTTGAGATTTTTATTGGGAGATAAAATTCATCAGCCTTATAGATTTTCATTAATAAATGATTCTGATAAAATATTTGATTTTTCTAAAAAACATAATGCGTTAGGTGAGTATATAAGTGGTGCGGGGCCTACTTTGATTTCATTGAATTATGATAATGATGAATTTTTGGAAGCTATGAAAAAGGATCTTGCGACACTTTCTGACAAATGGTCAATTGAAAAGAAAACAATTAATAAAAAAGGTGCAGAAGTTTACGATATCGAAGAAATTTAA
- the serA gene encoding phosphoglycerate dehydrogenase has translation MFRVLVGEYIDDHAIAGLTSQKDVKVDIKVGISREELLNTIHEYDALIVRSVIKVNRELLDKAKKLKIVGRAGNGTDNIDIPEATAHGVIVANTPDSNTVSACEIAIGLMLASARNIVAANNFIKSGKWEREIFVGNELFEKTLGIIGLGRIGSLMAKRMKAFGMNLIAYDPYISDEIFKRNGCKKVETLDELLEASDVITIHTPKTSETIDMINKDNVSKLKDGVRLVNAARGGLFNEEAVAEGLRSGKIASFGYDVHTVEPRSECVLYEFENAITTPHIGATTYEAQRNVGTQVVKQVLNGLRGEIVETAVNLPSIGREEYAIVKPYITLAERLGKIYFQISKDAISNVTINYYGEIAEQETALVDATTLKGLLEPVLKEEVNYINSRSLAEKRGIDITVNKKDEKYKNYSSALEIVVISDEGKKIQVVGTVGLNNDERIVSIKDHDVDIVIADNMIYLSNNDVPGVIGAVGAILGKENINIATMNVGRKENENAIMLLTVDSEVEKGSLKKLRALDQINWAYYLDLSV, from the coding sequence ATGTTTAGAGTTTTAGTTGGAGAATATATTGACGACCATGCAATAGCTGGATTGACTAGTCAAAAAGATGTTAAAGTAGATATTAAAGTTGGAATTTCGAGAGAAGAACTTTTGAATACAATTCATGAGTATGATGCTTTGATTGTTAGAAGTGTTATTAAAGTTAATAGAGAGTTGTTGGATAAGGCTAAAAAGTTGAAAATAGTTGGACGTGCAGGGAATGGAACAGATAATATTGATATACCTGAAGCGACTGCACATGGTGTAATTGTAGCGAATACACCTGATAGTAATACAGTTTCGGCTTGTGAAATTGCGATTGGATTGATGTTGGCAAGTGCTAGAAATATTGTGGCAGCAAATAATTTTATAAAATCAGGAAAATGGGAAAGAGAAATTTTTGTTGGAAATGAATTATTTGAAAAAACATTGGGAATTATTGGATTGGGAAGAATTGGAAGTTTGATGGCAAAAAGAATGAAAGCATTTGGAATGAATTTAATTGCGTATGATCCGTATATTTCTGATGAAATATTCAAGAGAAATGGTTGTAAAAAGGTTGAAACATTGGATGAGTTGCTTGAAGCATCAGATGTTATAACTATTCATACTCCAAAAACTTCTGAAACTATTGACATGATTAATAAAGATAATGTTTCTAAATTAAAAGATGGTGTAAGATTGGTAAATGCTGCACGTGGAGGATTATTTAATGAGGAAGCGGTTGCAGAAGGTCTTAGAAGTGGTAAAATAGCTAGTTTTGGTTATGATGTGCATACTGTTGAGCCTAGAAGTGAATGTGTGTTGTATGAATTTGAAAATGCGATTACTACGCCACATATTGGAGCGACTACTTATGAGGCACAAAGAAATGTTGGAACACAAGTTGTTAAACAAGTTTTAAATGGTTTAAGAGGAGAAATTGTTGAGACAGCGGTAAATTTACCATCAATTGGAAGGGAAGAGTATGCGATTGTAAAACCATATATTACTTTAGCAGAAAGATTGGGGAAAATTTATTTCCAAATTAGTAAAGATGCGATTTCAAATGTTACGATAAATTATTATGGTGAAATTGCTGAGCAAGAAACAGCTTTGGTTGATGCAACTACATTAAAAGGATTGTTGGAACCTGTATTAAAAGAGGAAGTTAACTATATTAATTCTAGATCGTTAGCTGAAAAAAGAGGAATTGATATTACAGTTAATAAAAAAGATGAAAAATATAAAAATTATTCTTCAGCGTTGGAAATTGTCGTGATTAGTGATGAAGGTAAGAAAATTCAAGTGGTTGGGACAGTTGGATTGAATAATGATGAAAGAATTGTTTCAATAAAAGATCATGATGTTGATATTGTAATTGCTGATAATATGATTTATTTGAGCAATAATGATGTTCCAGGGGTTATTGGAGCTGTTGGAGCAATTTTAGGGAAAGAAAATATTAATATTGCTACGATGAATGTTGGAAGAAAAGAAAATGAAAATGCGATAATGTTGTTGACAGTAGATAGTGAAGTTGAAAAAGGATCATTGAAGAAATTAAGAGCTTTAGATCAAATAAATTGGGCATATTATTTGGATTTGAGCGTTTAG
- a CDS encoding C40 family peptidase: MKKILIMAGALVLSTTAFADLKSTITNQYKNNELTINIASALNKRTSTTSEVAPTDNAAASVRDRIITFAQTKLGSPYVWGATGPNSFDCSGFVGYVFKNAANVNLPRVSSSQATFRPRISSMNMKKGDLLFFETTGKGRISHVGIYMGNGQFIHASSGSKRVTVSSLDSNFYSKTFRWAINPFS, from the coding sequence ATGAAAAAAATATTGATAATGGCTGGTGCTTTAGTACTTTCAACAACAGCATTTGCTGATTTAAAAAGTACAATTACAAATCAATACAAAAATAATGAATTGACAATTAATATTGCTAGCGCATTAAATAAGAGAACATCAACTACAAGTGAGGTGGCTCCAACTGACAACGCAGCTGCTTCAGTAAGAGATAGAATTATTACATTCGCTCAAACAAAATTAGGTTCTCCATATGTTTGGGGTGCTACAGGGCCTAACAGTTTCGATTGTTCAGGTTTCGTTGGTTATGTTTTCAAAAATGCAGCAAATGTTAATTTACCTAGAGTATCTAGTTCACAAGCAACATTTAGACCAAGAATTTCATCAATGAATATGAAAAAAGGTGACTTACTATTTTTTGAAACAACTGGAAAAGGTCGTATTTCTCACGTAGGTATCTATATGGGTAATGGACAATTTATTCACGCTTCTTCAGGAAGTAAGAGAGTAACTGTTTCTAGTTTAGATAGTAATTTTTACAGCAAGACATTCAGATGGGCTATAAATCCATTTAGTTAA
- a CDS encoding histidinol-phosphatase HisJ family protein: protein MLMDYHMHFEFGQYDEEWVKLFFEQAKKMGLKEIGITEHTHGFKEFKDLYYDELILDDSEIGEFQKQWLEQKTKFCHTLDEYRDFINMLKSKGYPVKMGLEVCNFRNQEKVAELLSNYEWDYLITSVHFINGWGFDFSKLKHHFDDKPLKEIWKDYAKEIELIANTGKYDILGHPFNLRLFKNIPEKADVQEILENTAKVLKANNMVVDINTGTEHRYPIKEITPYPDFMEMVKKYDIPVILSSDAHYPEHVGYKIKEAGEYAKSFGINESVMFDKRKRKFVEIG from the coding sequence ATGTTGATGGATTATCATATGCATTTTGAGTTTGGACAATATGATGAAGAGTGGGTAAAATTATTTTTCGAACAGGCTAAAAAAATGGGATTAAAGGAGATTGGGATAACTGAGCATACGCATGGATTTAAGGAATTTAAGGATTTGTATTATGATGAATTAATTTTAGATGATTCGGAAATAGGTGAGTTTCAAAAACAATGGCTTGAGCAAAAAACTAAATTTTGTCATACGTTAGATGAGTATAGAGATTTTATAAATATGTTAAAATCTAAAGGATATCCAGTTAAAATGGGACTAGAAGTTTGTAATTTTAGAAATCAGGAGAAAGTGGCAGAGTTGCTTTCAAATTATGAATGGGATTATTTGATTACTTCTGTACATTTTATAAACGGTTGGGGATTTGATTTTAGTAAATTGAAGCATCATTTTGATGATAAACCGTTGAAGGAAATTTGGAAAGACTATGCAAAAGAAATAGAATTGATTGCAAATACAGGGAAATATGATATTTTAGGACATCCGTTTAATTTGAGATTATTTAAAAATATTCCTGAAAAAGCTGATGTTCAAGAAATTTTGGAAAATACAGCAAAAGTATTGAAGGCAAATAATATGGTTGTCGATATAAATACAGGAACAGAGCATAGATATCCAATAAAAGAAATAACTCCATATCCTGATTTTATGGAAATGGTTAAAAAGTACGATATACCAGTTATTTTGTCAAGTGACGCACATTATCCAGAACATGTGGGATATAAAATAAAGGAAGCTGGGGAATATGCTAAATCATTTGGAATTAATGAATCTGTAATGTTTGATAAAAGAAAAAGAAAATTTGTAGAAATTGGATAA
- a CDS encoding nitroreductase family protein gives MNKVIEQLQNRRSVRNFTGEKVKDEDLELILRTAQRAPSSVNGQQISLIVTRDKEKLKKIAEICGGQGHIANSDVFITILIDYHRGQYASKSINRPNVAAHTADGILVGAIDAGIMLTSIQAAAESLGYGATTIGALRRDPQALIDLFELPQGVFPILGTTLGVPGENPHKTLKPRVPFESFAFFDKYDGEKVEEGVEIHEKETIKWREEDGTSQLPTYKEMIDRIYGQSHLETKKHLEKQGFEFTDNPNE, from the coding sequence ATGAATAAAGTAATAGAACAATTACAAAATAGAAGATCAGTAAGAAATTTTACTGGAGAAAAAGTTAAAGATGAAGATTTAGAGTTGATATTGAGAACAGCTCAAAGAGCGCCAAGTTCTGTAAATGGACAACAAATTTCATTAATAGTGACTAGAGATAAAGAGAAATTAAAAAAAATTGCTGAAATATGTGGTGGGCAAGGACATATTGCAAATTCAGATGTGTTTATAACTATTTTAATTGATTATCACAGAGGACAATATGCTTCGAAATCTATTAATAGACCGAATGTTGCTGCACACACTGCTGATGGAATATTGGTTGGAGCAATTGATGCAGGGATAATGTTGACATCAATTCAAGCTGCTGCAGAGTCATTAGGATATGGAGCAACTACTATTGGAGCATTAAGAAGAGATCCTCAAGCATTAATTGATTTATTTGAATTACCACAAGGAGTATTTCCTATTTTAGGGACAACATTAGGAGTTCCAGGAGAAAATCCTCATAAAACATTGAAACCAAGAGTTCCTTTTGAATCTTTTGCATTCTTTGATAAATATGATGGTGAAAAAGTTGAAGAAGGTGTAGAAATTCATGAAAAAGAAACAATTAAATGGAGAGAAGAAGACGGTACTTCTCAATTACCAACATATAAAGAAATGATTGATAGAATTTACGGACAATCACATTTAGAAACTAAAAAACATTTAGAAAAACAAGGATTTGAATTTACAGACAATCCAAATGAATAA